In Reichenbachiella agarivorans, one genomic interval encodes:
- the ubiE gene encoding bifunctional demethylmenaquinone methyltransferase/2-methoxy-6-polyprenyl-1,4-benzoquinol methylase UbiE → MTVLPYKDKEGSKKEQVAEMFNSISKRYDFLNHFLSMGIDILWRKKAISLLKADKPKLILDVATGTGDLAIESLKLNPDKVIGVDISEGMLEMGRAKMKRLGYDHKIEMTMGDSEQLLFDDNKFDAVVVAFGVRNFQNLEKGLEDMRRVLKDGGKVVILEFSNPTAFPMKQLYSFYSNAILPLIGKMVSKDSSAYTYLPESVQEFPFGDDFLAILDKLGFKETKCIPLTFGISSIYTAVK, encoded by the coding sequence TTGACAGTATTACCTTACAAAGACAAAGAGGGGAGTAAAAAGGAGCAAGTGGCAGAAATGTTCAATAGCATAAGCAAGCGCTATGATTTCTTGAATCATTTTCTGAGCATGGGAATCGATATTCTTTGGAGAAAAAAGGCAATCAGCCTGCTGAAGGCAGATAAACCCAAACTGATACTGGATGTAGCCACTGGCACTGGAGACTTGGCGATTGAGTCTCTTAAACTCAATCCTGATAAGGTAATAGGGGTCGACATCTCCGAAGGAATGCTCGAAATGGGACGTGCCAAGATGAAACGTCTCGGATACGACCATAAGATAGAAATGACAATGGGTGATTCAGAGCAGTTGCTTTTTGATGACAATAAATTTGATGCGGTAGTCGTTGCCTTTGGAGTGAGGAACTTTCAGAATCTTGAAAAGGGACTTGAAGACATGAGACGAGTGCTCAAAGATGGAGGCAAAGTGGTCATATTGGAGTTTTCCAACCCTACGGCTTTCCCGATGAAGCAGTTGTATAGTTTTTACTCGAATGCTATTTTGCCCTTGATTGGGAAAATGGTCTCCAAGGATAGTTCTGCCTACACTTACCTACCTGAGTCTGTTCAAGAATTTCCGTTTGGAGATGATTTCTTGGCAATACTTGATAAATTGGGCTTTAAAGAAACTAAATGCATACCACTTACATTCGGCATCAGCTCTATATATACTGCAGTAAAGTAA
- the yihA gene encoding ribosome biogenesis GTP-binding protein YihA/YsxC: MKIKSAEFVISNTDHTKCPVTTQPEYAFIGRSNVGKSSLINMLTDKTKLAKTSGKPGKTQLINHFHINEEWYLVDLPGYGWAQVSKTLKESWQQMIRQYLLRRENLMNIFVLIDSRIPPQKIDLEFIQWVGENGLPVSIIFTKADKTGNRKILSNIATFKNTLSQTWEQLPPSFVSSSAQKIGQQEILDYIDQINRSIV, encoded by the coding sequence ATGAAAATCAAATCAGCAGAGTTTGTCATCAGTAATACTGACCACACCAAATGCCCCGTCACTACCCAACCTGAGTATGCCTTCATCGGCAGGTCCAATGTGGGCAAATCATCACTGATCAATATGCTCACTGACAAGACCAAACTGGCTAAAACCTCTGGAAAACCCGGAAAAACCCAACTCATCAACCATTTTCATATCAACGAAGAATGGTATTTGGTGGATTTGCCAGGCTATGGCTGGGCACAGGTCAGCAAAACGCTCAAAGAAAGCTGGCAACAAATGATCCGACAATACCTGTTGAGAAGAGAAAATCTAATGAATATTTTCGTCCTAATCGATTCAAGAATCCCTCCCCAAAAAATCGATTTAGAATTCATCCAATGGGTGGGAGAAAATGGGTTACCAGTATCGATTATTTTTACGAAAGCTGACAAAACAGGCAATAGAAAAATTTTGTCCAACATCGCAACTTTCAAAAACACACTAAGTCAGACTTGGGAACAATTGCCTCCTTCCTTTGTATCGTCTTCAGCTCAAAAAATCGGTCAACAAGAGATATTGGACTACATCGATCAAATCAACCGTTCAATAGTTTAG
- a CDS encoding DUF5606 family protein: MDFKEIATVSGKGGLFTVVAPTRGGVILETMDDQKKKLVVNMNSKVSILGEISIYTTDAEGSCPLDVVMRKIHAEFDGDTGLTSSSDTEELKSFLKHVLPEYDEERVYVSDIKKLVTWYNLLSATHPQVFEESTEEKEAESKD, encoded by the coding sequence ATGGATTTTAAAGAGATAGCAACAGTATCAGGCAAAGGGGGATTATTCACCGTAGTTGCACCTACACGTGGGGGTGTGATTTTGGAGACAATGGATGACCAAAAGAAAAAATTGGTTGTCAACATGAATTCTAAAGTATCGATCCTCGGAGAAATATCTATCTATACGACTGATGCAGAAGGTTCTTGCCCGCTGGATGTAGTGATGAGAAAAATCCACGCCGAGTTCGATGGGGATACAGGCTTGACCAGCAGCTCAGACACTGAGGAACTCAAATCATTCCTCAAGCATGTATTGCCAGAGTACGACGAAGAGAGAGTGTATGTCTCAGATATAAAAAAATTGGTGACTTGGTATAACCTGTTGAGTGCTACGCACCCACAAGTGTTCGAAGAAAGCACCGAAGAAAAAGAAGCTGAATCCAAAGATTAA
- the fbp gene encoding class 1 fructose-bisphosphatase codes for MNDNTAIGSTIGTTLDRFIKNKQSEFPFATGELSQLLRDIALAGKIINLEISKSGLLDIAGAYGTTNIQGEAQQKLDVIANVRFIRALKNGGEVCAIVSEEDDEIVEINVDSNYVVAMDPLDGSSNIDVNVSIGTIFSIYRRISPVGTHVTKEDVLQKGDQQVAAGYILYGSSTMLVYTTGHGVNGFTHEPSLGEFVLSHSDIKSPQDGNIYSINEGSYYSFEPGVRKYIEYCKEQRYSARYIGSLVSDFHRNMFKGGIYIYPRTDQALNGKLRLVYECNALAFIAEQSGGMATDGERRIMEIDPLELHQRTQLFIGSPTMVQKAQSFL; via the coding sequence ATGAATGATAATACTGCAATAGGGTCTACAATAGGTACGACACTAGATAGATTTATTAAAAACAAACAATCAGAGTTTCCATTTGCTACAGGTGAGCTGAGTCAATTGTTGCGTGACATTGCGCTTGCAGGCAAAATAATCAACCTAGAAATCAGCAAATCAGGTCTACTAGATATCGCAGGTGCCTATGGTACAACCAATATTCAAGGAGAAGCCCAACAGAAACTGGATGTAATTGCCAATGTGCGCTTTATCCGTGCTTTGAAGAATGGAGGAGAGGTCTGTGCGATTGTCTCAGAAGAAGATGATGAAATCGTAGAAATCAATGTCGATAGCAATTATGTAGTCGCGATGGATCCGTTGGACGGATCGTCCAATATTGATGTGAATGTATCTATCGGCACGATATTTTCGATATACAGGAGAATCTCGCCTGTGGGTACGCATGTCACCAAAGAAGATGTCTTGCAAAAGGGAGATCAGCAAGTGGCAGCTGGTTATATTCTATATGGTTCGTCCACGATGCTGGTTTATACGACTGGTCATGGAGTCAATGGATTTACACATGAGCCATCATTGGGTGAGTTTGTGTTGTCTCATAGTGATATCAAATCTCCTCAGGATGGAAACATTTATTCAATCAATGAAGGTTCATATTACAGTTTTGAACCAGGAGTGAGAAAGTACATAGAGTATTGCAAAGAACAAAGGTATTCTGCTAGGTACATAGGTTCGTTGGTGTCGGATTTTCATCGCAATATGTTCAAGGGAGGTATATACATTTATCCTAGGACAGATCAGGCATTGAATGGCAAGTTGAGGTTGGTGTACGAGTGCAATGCATTGGCTTTCATCGCTGAGCAATCTGGCGGTATGGCTACAGATGGAGAGAGACGCATCATGGAGATAGATCCTCTTGAATTGCACCAACGGACTCAACTTTTCATAGGATCACCTACGATGGTGCAAAAGGCTCAGAGTTTTTTATAG
- a CDS encoding aspartate kinase yields MKVFKFGGASVKDADSVKNVAEVIKMFSNDELVVVVSAMGKTTNHLEELVQLYYDRQNWKDKLNWIKNFHIDISKNLFNKDHDIFERIESIFEGIEEYLENAKSKNYAEVYSEMVSQGELLSTRIVRSYINEHVKKAVWLDARKYIKTDFNYTDARVDWEITKRNIGSKIPAFAKDSIVVSQGFIGSNGEGKTTTLGREGSDFSAAIFATGLQAESVTVWKDVPGVMTADPRKMPEATVIPELKYTDAAEMTYYGASIIHPRTIKPLAQNKIKLYVRPFTAPENIGTVIGKGNAEKHPASFILKTKQVFIDFKVTDFTFIDEKKLSIIFNALDQLNIKINLMQNSAVSFSICIDKKFDKVENLVEILKNDFEIELRDNLELLTIIGYDDAAMKTLYHRDEIILEQKTKKVYHMLYVPEKIHKELSAQKAK; encoded by the coding sequence ATGAAAGTTTTCAAATTTGGAGGTGCATCTGTCAAAGATGCTGACTCAGTAAAAAATGTGGCTGAAGTTATCAAAATGTTCAGCAATGACGAACTAGTGGTGGTAGTCTCTGCCATGGGCAAGACAACCAATCATCTGGAGGAATTGGTACAATTGTACTATGATAGGCAAAACTGGAAAGACAAGCTCAACTGGATCAAAAACTTCCATATTGATATATCAAAGAATCTTTTCAACAAAGATCATGACATATTCGAGCGGATCGAATCGATTTTTGAAGGCATCGAAGAATACCTAGAAAACGCTAAGAGCAAAAATTATGCTGAGGTCTATAGCGAAATGGTGAGCCAAGGAGAGCTACTTTCTACCCGTATTGTGAGAAGCTACATCAACGAGCACGTCAAAAAAGCTGTTTGGTTAGATGCTAGAAAATACATCAAAACCGACTTCAATTACACAGATGCGCGAGTGGATTGGGAGATCACCAAAAGAAACATAGGTAGTAAGATTCCTGCTTTTGCCAAAGACAGCATCGTAGTATCTCAAGGTTTCATAGGGTCTAATGGAGAAGGAAAAACCACTACATTGGGACGTGAAGGCTCGGATTTCAGTGCCGCAATTTTTGCTACTGGTTTGCAAGCTGAGTCTGTGACTGTCTGGAAAGACGTCCCTGGCGTGATGACAGCAGACCCGCGCAAGATGCCAGAAGCTACCGTCATCCCAGAGTTGAAGTACACAGATGCCGCAGAGATGACTTACTATGGTGCATCTATCATTCACCCAAGAACGATCAAGCCACTGGCGCAGAACAAGATCAAGTTGTATGTAAGACCATTCACTGCTCCAGAAAATATCGGCACTGTGATAGGCAAAGGCAATGCTGAGAAGCATCCTGCCTCTTTCATCTTGAAGACCAAACAGGTATTCATCGACTTCAAAGTCACGGATTTTACCTTCATTGATGAAAAAAAATTGAGTATCATCTTCAATGCACTAGATCAACTCAATATCAAGATCAACTTGATGCAAAACTCTGCTGTTAGTTTTTCTATCTGCATCGACAAGAAGTTTGACAAAGTAGAGAACTTGGTTGAAATCTTAAAAAATGACTTTGAAATCGAACTGAGAGACAACCTAGAGTTGTTGACCATCATAGGATACGATGATGCTGCGATGAAAACATTGTACCACAGAGATGAGATCATTTTGGAACAAAAAACCAAAAAAGTCTACCACATGCTCTATGTCCCTGAGAAAATACACAAAGAACTCAGTGCACAAAAGGCTAAATAA
- a CDS encoding low molecular weight protein-tyrosine-phosphatase produces the protein MKKVLFVCLGNICRSPLGEAIFNEKAKNYQLMADSAGTAAYHIGKDPDHRSIKVAQENGIMMIHKARKFEREDFERFDYVLAMDQQNYEDMRALSGGEVSNLYLLREFDPLADGDMDVPDPYYGGYDGFIHVFEMISRSVDQLINHIQREN, from the coding sequence ATGAAGAAAGTTTTATTTGTCTGTTTGGGCAACATCTGTAGGTCACCATTGGGGGAGGCTATATTCAATGAAAAGGCTAAAAATTATCAATTGATGGCAGATTCTGCAGGTACTGCTGCCTACCACATAGGCAAAGACCCAGATCATCGTTCGATCAAAGTAGCTCAAGAGAATGGTATCATGATGATACACAAGGCACGGAAGTTTGAAAGAGAGGACTTTGAGCGTTTCGATTATGTTTTGGCAATGGATCAACAGAATTATGAAGATATGCGTGCCTTGTCAGGTGGAGAAGTGAGTAACCTGTATTTGCTCCGTGAGTTCGATCCATTGGCAGATGGTGACATGGATGTGCCAGACCCATACTATGGAGGCTATGATGGTTTTATTCATGTTTTTGAGATGATATCTAGGTCCGTTGATCAGTTGATCAACCATATCCAAAGGGAAAATTGA
- a CDS encoding DUF6588 family protein, with amino-acid sequence MKLKFTNKVGGVLIALILGTSVTQAQDLADMTEFLKAGSEDASVFMGDYLNPMFTGLGYGAANGWYNTAKAHKPLGFDLTVTLNVAKAPSSDLFFNINEDDYDNVELVDPSKPKTSTLFGDETTTEVTAEYTHSETGTTVTSTFTTPEGLQASGLDKKYAGYVPMPMVQLGIGLIKNTDLKVRWMPTIKGEDDYGNESKVSLFGLGLMHDFKQWIPAIKHIPIDMAVLVGYNRINTSSGLDTNGDVMEGENQRGEFAINSWTYQLLVSKKLSVLTIYGGFGYNNTSTNLKILGTYDISDENSPLPVILTDPVDETYLSSGWRGTAGLRLQLAVITIHADYTFQEYNTLTAGIGFTLR; translated from the coding sequence ATGAAATTGAAATTTACAAATAAAGTCGGAGGGGTATTGATAGCTTTGATCTTAGGAACCTCGGTTACTCAGGCTCAGGACTTGGCTGATATGACAGAGTTTTTAAAGGCAGGGTCTGAAGATGCCAGTGTTTTTATGGGAGATTATCTCAATCCTATGTTCACAGGCTTGGGCTATGGAGCCGCCAATGGCTGGTACAATACTGCCAAAGCGCACAAGCCGCTGGGGTTTGACCTTACTGTCACACTCAATGTAGCCAAAGCACCAAGTAGCGATTTGTTTTTTAATATCAATGAGGATGATTATGATAATGTAGAGCTAGTGGATCCAAGTAAACCAAAAACATCTACGCTCTTTGGAGATGAAACGACGACAGAAGTGACTGCCGAGTACACACATTCAGAGACAGGTACTACGGTTACTTCCACGTTTACCACTCCTGAAGGTCTACAAGCCAGTGGATTGGATAAAAAATATGCTGGATATGTACCAATGCCTATGGTACAGTTGGGGATTGGATTGATCAAAAACACTGATCTGAAAGTGAGATGGATGCCTACGATCAAGGGTGAGGATGATTATGGCAATGAGTCCAAAGTGAGTTTGTTTGGTCTAGGTTTGATGCATGATTTCAAACAATGGATACCAGCGATCAAACATATCCCGATTGATATGGCTGTTTTGGTAGGCTACAACAGAATCAATACTTCTTCTGGATTAGACACTAATGGAGATGTGATGGAAGGTGAAAATCAAAGAGGAGAATTTGCGATTAACTCATGGACTTATCAGTTGTTGGTCTCTAAAAAGTTGTCTGTCTTGACTATATATGGAGGTTTTGGGTACAACAATACTTCTACTAATTTGAAGATTTTGGGAACCTACGATATCAGCGATGAAAACTCACCATTACCAGTGATATTGACAGACCCTGTGGATGAAACATATTTGAGTAGTGGATGGAGAGGTACTGCGGGTTTGAGATTGCAGTTGGCTGTGATTACTATCCATGCAGATTACACATTCCAAGAATACAATACTTTGACTGCAGGTATCGGTTTTACCCTCAGATAA
- a CDS encoding peroxiredoxin, which produces MSLVGKKAPIFNAPAVINGEEIVESFSLDQYIGKKEVIFFFYPKDFTFVCPTEILAFQEKLAEFEKRGVAIVGASTDTEESHLAWLSTPKNKGGIEGVTYPIVADTSKTIASNFGVLAGDWDYNEDGNLSFNGLPIAYRGTFLIDKTGTVRQETINDLPLGRNIDEMIRLVDALQYVEKHGEVCPANWEEGKEAMKATKAGVAEYLSNN; this is translated from the coding sequence ATGTCATTAGTAGGAAAAAAAGCACCCATTTTTAACGCGCCAGCAGTAATCAACGGGGAAGAAATAGTAGAATCATTTTCTCTAGATCAATACATCGGTAAAAAAGAGGTTATCTTCTTCTTTTATCCAAAAGACTTCACTTTCGTATGCCCAACAGAAATCTTGGCTTTCCAAGAGAAATTGGCTGAATTCGAGAAAAGAGGGGTAGCCATTGTAGGAGCTTCGACAGATACTGAAGAGTCTCACTTGGCTTGGTTGTCTACTCCAAAAAACAAAGGAGGAATCGAAGGCGTGACTTACCCTATCGTAGCTGACACTAGCAAAACTATTGCAAGCAACTTTGGCGTATTGGCAGGTGATTGGGATTACAACGAGGATGGAAATCTTTCATTCAACGGACTTCCGATCGCTTACAGAGGTACTTTCTTGATTGACAAGACGGGTACGGTAAGACAAGAAACGATCAATGATTTGCCACTAGGTAGAAACATCGACGAAATGATCAGATTGGTAGATGCGCTTCAATACGTGGAAAAGCACGGTGAAGTATGTCCAGCTAACTGGGAAGAAGGCAAAGAAGCAATGAAAGCAACCAAAGCTGGAGTAGCTGAGTATTTGTCTAACAACTAA
- the rsgA gene encoding ribosome small subunit-dependent GTPase A — translation MQGIVTKSMGLWYQVETADGQMHNCRLKGKFKLENKKISNPVAVGDKVRLISDQGDSSAMIIAEILPRENYIIRVSPKKKGHSHIIASNLDQAIIVATVGTPRTSLGFIDRFLVTAEAFRIPATILMNKIDLLSPEELDGLKEKMVEYESLGYQVLYISALKPEDIESLKSQLANKTSLFTGHSGVGKSTIVNELAPEAQQKTSEISDFAQKGVHTTTFAEMFKLGTDTYIIDTPGIKELGLAEIEKDELSHYFPELRNLMGKCKFSNCTHTHEPGCAIETAYQDGSISPTRYDSYLSMLAGDDNRR, via the coding sequence GTGCAAGGAATAGTAACTAAATCAATGGGGCTTTGGTATCAGGTGGAAACAGCAGATGGCCAAATGCATAATTGCCGCCTAAAGGGCAAATTCAAGCTGGAAAACAAGAAAATATCCAATCCAGTCGCTGTAGGTGACAAGGTCAGATTGATCTCGGATCAAGGTGACTCCAGTGCCATGATCATCGCAGAAATCCTGCCACGGGAGAACTACATCATCCGAGTATCTCCCAAAAAGAAAGGTCATAGCCACATCATCGCATCCAATCTCGATCAAGCGATCATCGTCGCGACTGTCGGTACACCTCGCACTTCCTTGGGTTTCATAGACAGGTTTCTAGTTACAGCAGAGGCTTTTAGAATTCCTGCGACCATATTGATGAATAAAATTGATCTTTTGAGTCCCGAAGAATTGGATGGGCTGAAAGAAAAAATGGTGGAGTACGAATCTCTCGGCTATCAGGTACTCTATATATCAGCATTAAAACCTGAAGACATAGAAAGTCTAAAATCTCAATTGGCGAACAAAACCTCGCTATTCACGGGACACTCGGGAGTAGGGAAATCAACGATCGTCAACGAACTGGCGCCAGAAGCTCAGCAAAAAACCTCTGAAATTTCGGACTTTGCGCAGAAAGGTGTACATACCACTACCTTCGCAGAGATGTTCAAACTCGGCACGGACACCTACATCATTGATACGCCAGGCATCAAAGAATTGGGATTGGCAGAAATCGAGAAAGATGAGCTGAGTCACTATTTCCCAGAACTACGGAATCTGATGGGGAAATGCAAATTCAGTAATTGCACGCATACCCACGAACCTGGTTGCGCCATAGAGACTGCCTATCAAGATGGCAGCATTTCACCCACTCGATACGATAGTTATTTGAGTATGCTAGCTGGAGATGATAACAGGAGATGA
- a CDS encoding glycosyltransferase family 2 protein has product MQTPLVSVICLCYNQASYVRESLQSALEQDYDALQIIVVDDGSTDGSKTVIQEFLKSHPEIPFMDLPHNLGNTTAFNQGLKNATGKYVIDLACDDVMLVDRISKQVAFFESQDDRVGVIYSDAEYIDDKGSFLKSHFKDGKYVAYQGDVYEKLIDTYFIPPPTMMMRKAVLDELGGYDESLAYEDFDFWIRSSRNWQYAYQNETLTKIRLLETSHSSNLYSKGDRKLYSTVLICEKIMKLNRLEGENNALANRLKYELRHAFLMGRKLEVGLLISMLKGLEQKGVVYRLFGILNFGINLKYIRRLVHLIKYR; this is encoded by the coding sequence ATGCAAACTCCATTGGTGTCGGTCATATGTCTCTGCTACAATCAAGCTAGCTATGTCAGAGAATCTCTACAATCTGCGTTGGAGCAAGATTATGACGCACTGCAAATCATCGTCGTGGATGATGGCAGCACGGATGGGAGTAAAACTGTGATTCAAGAATTCTTGAAGAGTCATCCTGAGATTCCTTTCATGGATCTGCCTCACAATCTCGGAAATACAACGGCTTTTAATCAAGGATTGAAAAACGCAACAGGTAAGTATGTCATTGATTTGGCATGTGACGATGTGATGCTCGTGGATAGAATCTCCAAACAAGTTGCATTCTTCGAAAGTCAAGATGATAGAGTAGGTGTCATCTACTCGGATGCGGAGTACATAGATGACAAAGGGAGTTTTTTGAAGTCCCATTTCAAGGATGGGAAATATGTCGCCTATCAGGGAGATGTCTATGAAAAATTGATTGACACCTATTTCATCCCGCCACCTACCATGATGATGCGCAAGGCTGTTTTGGATGAGTTGGGAGGTTATGATGAGTCTCTGGCGTATGAGGATTTTGACTTTTGGATCAGGTCATCTAGGAACTGGCAGTATGCCTATCAAAATGAAACACTGACCAAAATTAGGCTTTTAGAAACTTCTCACTCTTCCAATCTGTACTCCAAAGGAGATCGAAAGCTCTACTCAACAGTTTTGATTTGTGAAAAAATAATGAAGCTGAACAGGTTAGAGGGAGAAAACAATGCACTAGCCAATCGGCTCAAGTACGAACTGCGCCATGCTTTTTTGATGGGTCGTAAACTTGAAGTCGGCCTATTGATTTCAATGCTCAAAGGATTGGAGCAGAAGGGTGTTGTATATCGCTTGTTCGGTATTTTGAATTTCGGAATCAACCTAAAGTATATAAGGAGGTTGGTGCATTTGATAAAGTATAGATAG